The Streptomyces sp. RKAG293 genome includes a region encoding these proteins:
- a CDS encoding peptidyl-tRNA hydrolase — translation MTSIDRDAAPQFVLPLVVRIEKDDPPARTDALETAARAVLTLLSDERAEGEGEWAEAVRDWQDARIRKVVRRARGSEWRRAGYLPGITVTGLAAEVRVYPPVPLDGWPKLLAKLQVSGTELDDPEPPPPAEAGLPVLWMNPELEMSAGKAMAQAGHGAQLAWWELTDAERTAWRDAGFPLAVRTPAPARWPALTGSGLPVVRDAGFTEIVPGSCTVVSDYLPLRRTTSA, via the coding sequence GTGACCAGCATCGACCGCGACGCGGCGCCCCAGTTCGTCCTCCCGCTCGTCGTCCGCATCGAGAAGGACGACCCGCCGGCGCGCACCGACGCCCTGGAGACCGCGGCGCGCGCCGTGCTCACCCTGCTGTCCGACGAACGGGCCGAGGGCGAAGGCGAATGGGCCGAGGCGGTACGGGACTGGCAGGACGCCCGGATCCGCAAGGTCGTCCGCCGGGCACGCGGCTCGGAGTGGCGCCGGGCCGGATATCTGCCGGGCATCACCGTGACCGGGCTGGCGGCCGAGGTACGGGTCTATCCGCCGGTCCCGCTGGACGGCTGGCCCAAGCTGCTGGCGAAGCTCCAGGTCTCCGGCACCGAACTGGACGATCCGGAACCCCCGCCGCCGGCCGAGGCCGGGCTGCCGGTGCTGTGGATGAACCCGGAGCTCGAGATGTCCGCGGGCAAGGCCATGGCCCAGGCGGGCCACGGCGCGCAACTCGCCTGGTGGGAACTGACGGACGCCGAACGCACCGCGTGGCGCGACGCCGGTTTCCCGCTCGCGGTCCGCACCCCGGCGCCCGCCCGCTGGCCGGCGCTCACCGGCTCCGGCCTTCCCGTGGTGCGCGACGCCGGTTTCACCGAGATCGTGCCCGGCTCCTGCACCGTCGTCTCCGACTACCTCCCGCTGCGCCGCACCACCAGCGCGTAA